Proteins from a single region of Polynucleobacter sp. KF022:
- a CDS encoding pyrimidine/purine nucleoside phosphorylase, which produces MQFDQVSVGKKANVFFDGKCVSHTVTLPNGVRKSVGVVLPSTLRFDLSTKEVMEVVDGTAFVSINGAPEQEFKAGQSWEVEKGGYFIIRAEQPVHYVCHFE; this is translated from the coding sequence ATGCAATTTGATCAAGTTTCAGTCGGCAAAAAAGCCAATGTATTTTTCGATGGTAAATGTGTTTCTCATACCGTGACATTGCCAAATGGTGTGCGCAAGTCAGTTGGCGTTGTATTGCCAAGCACTTTGCGCTTTGACTTAAGCACTAAAGAGGTGATGGAAGTGGTTGATGGCACCGCTTTTGTCAGTATCAATGGCGCTCCTGAGCAAGAGTTCAAGGCGGGCCAAAGCTGGGAAGTGGAAAAAGGCGGTTATTTCATTATTCGTGCTGAGCAACCTGTGCACTATGTTTGTCACTTTGAATAA
- a CDS encoding argininosuccinate synthase, with translation MSDIKKAVLAYSGGLDTSVILKWLQDTYGCEIVTFTADLGQGEELEPARAKALQFGIKPENIFIDDLREEFVRDFVFPMFRANTIYEGEYLLGTSIARPLIAKRQIEIARLTGADSVSHGATGKGNDQVRFELGYYALEPGIKVIAPWREWDLLSREKLMAYAEKHGIPVEMKHKQGGSPYSMDANLLHISYEGRHLENPNAEAEESMWRWTVSPEKAPDAPEIIEIEFKAGDPVAINGKAYKPHELLAELNRIGGMHGIGRLDLVENRFVGMKSRGCYETPGGTILLKAHRGIESITLDREVAHLKDDLMPRYASLIYNGLWWAPERLALQTLIDHTQQAVNGVVRLKLYKGSVSVISRDSANTLFDQNIATFDDDGGAYNQADAGGFIKLNALRMRIAETAKRKRAKK, from the coding sequence ATGTCCGATATTAAAAAAGCAGTCTTAGCGTATTCCGGTGGCCTAGATACCAGCGTGATTTTGAAATGGCTTCAAGATACCTACGGCTGTGAGATTGTTACCTTTACGGCTGACTTGGGTCAGGGCGAAGAACTGGAGCCGGCACGTGCCAAGGCTTTGCAATTTGGCATCAAGCCAGAAAATATTTTTATCGATGACTTGCGTGAAGAGTTTGTGCGCGACTTTGTTTTTCCAATGTTCCGTGCAAATACGATTTACGAAGGTGAATATTTATTAGGCACTTCAATTGCCCGCCCATTGATCGCAAAACGTCAAATTGAAATCGCTCGTTTAACGGGCGCTGATTCTGTATCTCACGGCGCTACTGGTAAAGGTAATGACCAAGTACGTTTTGAGTTGGGCTACTACGCCTTAGAGCCAGGAATTAAAGTGATTGCTCCTTGGCGCGAATGGGATCTTCTCTCGCGCGAGAAGTTAATGGCCTATGCTGAAAAGCATGGCATTCCAGTCGAGATGAAACATAAGCAAGGTGGCTCCCCATACTCTATGGATGCCAACTTATTACATATCAGCTATGAAGGCCGTCATCTAGAAAACCCAAATGCTGAAGCGGAAGAATCTATGTGGCGTTGGACGGTTTCTCCTGAGAAAGCGCCAGATGCCCCAGAAATTATTGAAATTGAATTTAAAGCGGGTGATCCTGTAGCAATTAATGGCAAAGCGTATAAGCCACATGAATTGCTTGCTGAATTAAACCGTATTGGTGGCATGCACGGCATCGGTCGTTTGGATTTGGTGGAAAACCGTTTTGTAGGCATGAAGAGTCGTGGCTGCTACGAAACTCCTGGCGGCACCATTCTTCTCAAGGCCCATCGCGGCATTGAAAGTATCACCCTGGATCGTGAGGTAGCTCACTTGAAGGACGATTTGATGCCACGCTATGCGAGCTTGATTTATAACGGCTTGTGGTGGGCGCCAGAGCGCTTAGCTTTGCAAACCTTGATTGACCATACTCAACAAGCTGTCAATGGCGTTGTTCGCTTGAAACTTTACAAAGGTTCTGTATCTGTGATCTCGCGTGATTCAGCCAATACCTTGTTTGATCAAAATATTGCGACTTTTGATGATGATGGCGGCGCATATAACCAGGCGGATGCTGGCGGCTTTATCAAGCTTAATGCCTTGCGTATGCGTATTGCTGAAACAGCAAAGCGCAAGCGCGCTAAGAAATAA
- the argF gene encoding ornithine carbamoyltransferase: MTSLAKPQVPGQVKHYLQFSDLTREEYDYLLKRSAWLKAKFKSYETWHPLHDRTLAMIFEKHSTRTRLSFEAGIHQLGGHAVYLNTRDTQLGRGEPVEDAAQVISRMTDIIMIRTFGQEIIERFASNSRVPVINGLTNEFHPCQVLADIFTFVEARGPIQGKTVAWVGDANNMAYTWLQAAECLDFQLRFSAPDGYQLDPARLTPNAAKHLTICADPKDACKDADLVSTDVWTSMGYEDENTSRMNAFQDWMVDEELMSLAKPDALFMHCLPAHRGEEVSAGVIDGPQSIVWEEAENRLHVQKALMEYLLCGRLD; the protein is encoded by the coding sequence ATGACATCCTTGGCAAAGCCGCAAGTGCCCGGTCAGGTAAAGCACTACCTGCAGTTTTCTGACCTCACTCGTGAGGAATACGACTATTTGCTCAAGCGTTCCGCATGGCTCAAAGCTAAGTTCAAAAGTTATGAAACTTGGCACCCACTGCATGACCGAACCTTGGCGATGATTTTTGAGAAGCATTCCACCCGTACACGCCTGTCTTTTGAGGCGGGTATTCACCAGCTTGGTGGGCATGCCGTATACCTGAACACCCGCGATACTCAGTTAGGTCGTGGCGAGCCTGTAGAGGACGCTGCGCAGGTCATTTCACGAATGACTGACATCATCATGATTCGTACCTTTGGTCAGGAGATTATTGAGCGCTTTGCCTCGAATTCGCGCGTTCCAGTCATTAACGGCCTCACAAATGAATTTCATCCATGCCAAGTTTTGGCTGACATCTTTACCTTTGTTGAAGCGCGTGGGCCAATTCAAGGAAAAACCGTGGCTTGGGTGGGTGATGCTAACAACATGGCCTACACCTGGTTGCAGGCTGCTGAGTGCTTGGATTTTCAATTGCGCTTCTCTGCACCTGATGGTTATCAGCTGGATCCAGCGCGCTTGACACCGAACGCAGCAAAGCATTTAACGATTTGCGCTGATCCTAAAGATGCCTGTAAAGATGCCGATCTCGTTTCTACCGATGTTTGGACCAGCATGGGTTACGAAGATGAAAACACATCCCGCATGAATGCTTTCCAAGACTGGATGGTGGATGAGGAGTTAATGTCTTTAGCTAAGCCAGATGCTTTATTTATGCACTGCTTGCCAGCCCATCGTGGCGAAGAGGTTTCGGCTGGAGTCATTGACGGCCCGCAAAGTATTGTGTGGGAAGAGGCAGAAAATCGTCTGCATGTCCAAAAGGCATTGATGGAGTATCTGCTCTGCGGTCGTTTGGATTAA
- a CDS encoding DUF3579 domain-containing protein, translated as MNHKKLFIQGITTSGKPFRPSDWAERLCGVMATFRPPGDSGDPRFTYSPYVRPVLIAKVKCVVIDTRLGDLDPRALDFVVNFAKDNSLPIEEACEFNPAAPTQP; from the coding sequence TTGAACCACAAAAAGCTTTTCATTCAAGGCATTACCACTTCTGGCAAACCATTTCGGCCCAGCGATTGGGCGGAGCGTCTGTGCGGGGTGATGGCTACTTTTCGCCCTCCCGGTGACTCCGGGGACCCTCGCTTCACTTATTCGCCCTACGTCAGACCAGTGCTTATTGCTAAAGTGAAATGCGTTGTTATTGATACCAGACTGGGGGACCTAGATCCTAGAGCACTAGACTTTGTCGTGAACTTTGCCAAAGACAATAGCCTACCGATCGAAGAGGCATGTGAATTCAACCCAGCAGCCCCGACCCAGCCTTAA
- the rpsT gene encoding 30S ribosomal protein S20, with the protein MANTAQARKRARQAVKQNEHNSSLRSKLRTSIKAVRKAIETGDKAAAAKVFVATQATIDKIADKKIAHKNTAARQKSRLSAAIKAMAA; encoded by the coding sequence ATGGCCAATACAGCACAAGCGCGCAAGCGTGCACGCCAAGCAGTAAAACAAAACGAACATAACTCCAGTTTGCGTTCAAAGCTCCGCACTTCCATCAAGGCAGTTCGTAAAGCGATTGAAACTGGTGACAAAGCAGCTGCTGCAAAAGTATTCGTAGCGACTCAAGCAACAATCGACAAGATTGCTGACAAAAAGATCGCTCACAAAAATACTGCTGCTCGTCAGAAGTCACGTTTGTCTGCAGCCATCAAGGCGATGGCAGCGTAA
- the murJ gene encoding murein biosynthesis integral membrane protein MurJ: MNLLSAAAKVSSLTMLSRITGLLRETLIARSFGASEWTDAFNVAFRLPNLLRRLFAEGAFSQAFVPILGEISTNEDQNKAKILINAVATLLFWALLLTVLLGVIGAPLLILVIATGFKGGQAYDASVVMTRIMFPYIGLISMVSLSAGILNTYHRFAIPAFTPVLLNLALIGSAIFLAPHLDQPIYALSIGVLCGGVLQLAIQVPALSRIGLLPRIGLLPGAIKAAFSNPDARRVLKLMGPAVFAVSVAQISLIINTNIASRLQAGSVSWLSYADRLMEFPTALLGVALGTVLLPSLSKANAKNDLVHAGELLIWGLQLTFLLAAPAAIALFIFGEPLAAVLYHYGKFNALDVLMTQRALAAYGVGLIGLILVKILAPGFYSRQDIRTPVKIGLLVLVATQLANLVFVPWFGHAGLALSVGMGACLNAALLWIGLHRRGALPSSAWTKYLGQLLFALIPFAAVLFYAAGAHNWIALQAEPWLRIGLLAAWLAAAAIVYFASLGLVGIRWQKFLRHAK, encoded by the coding sequence ATGAATCTGCTTTCTGCCGCTGCCAAGGTTAGCTCCCTGACCATGCTGTCCCGAATTACGGGCCTACTTCGGGAAACCCTGATTGCCCGTAGTTTCGGGGCTTCCGAGTGGACAGACGCCTTTAATGTGGCTTTTCGGCTACCCAATCTACTGCGCCGGCTATTTGCTGAAGGGGCCTTTTCCCAGGCTTTTGTGCCAATTTTGGGGGAAATTTCTACAAATGAGGACCAAAACAAGGCCAAAATCCTCATTAATGCGGTCGCCACGCTCTTATTTTGGGCTTTGCTCCTCACGGTATTGCTAGGCGTAATTGGCGCCCCATTGCTCATTTTGGTCATTGCTACAGGCTTTAAAGGGGGCCAGGCTTATGACGCTAGCGTTGTCATGACCCGCATCATGTTCCCTTATATTGGGCTGATTTCCATGGTCTCACTCTCAGCGGGCATTCTGAACACCTATCACCGGTTCGCAATTCCGGCTTTTACCCCTGTTTTGCTGAATCTCGCTTTAATCGGTAGCGCCATCTTTTTGGCACCACATTTAGATCAACCTATTTATGCCTTAAGCATTGGTGTCTTATGCGGTGGCGTTTTGCAATTGGCCATTCAGGTTCCGGCACTCTCTCGTATTGGGCTTTTACCTCGCATTGGTTTGCTGCCTGGGGCGATCAAAGCAGCCTTCTCTAATCCGGATGCAAGACGCGTACTCAAGCTAATGGGGCCCGCAGTATTTGCTGTATCAGTTGCGCAAATCTCCCTCATCATTAATACCAATATCGCTTCACGCTTACAAGCAGGTAGCGTGTCATGGCTCTCCTATGCAGACCGTTTAATGGAATTTCCAACCGCACTATTGGGTGTAGCCCTTGGCACAGTTCTGTTACCCAGCCTCAGCAAAGCGAATGCCAAAAACGATCTAGTGCACGCCGGTGAACTTTTGATTTGGGGCTTGCAGCTTACCTTCCTGCTAGCAGCGCCTGCAGCAATTGCTCTATTTATTTTTGGCGAACCTTTGGCTGCAGTTTTGTATCACTACGGCAAATTCAATGCGCTGGATGTATTGATGACGCAACGTGCACTCGCGGCGTATGGCGTCGGACTCATTGGCTTAATCCTGGTCAAGATTTTGGCGCCTGGTTTTTATTCGCGCCAAGACATCCGAACACCCGTCAAAATTGGACTGCTTGTTTTGGTAGCAACCCAATTAGCTAATCTGGTTTTTGTTCCCTGGTTTGGCCATGCAGGACTTGCACTTTCAGTTGGGATGGGCGCCTGCCTGAACGCCGCCCTACTTTGGATTGGCCTACATCGCCGCGGAGCCCTTCCTAGTTCAGCCTGGACTAAATACCTGGGACAACTGCTATTTGCCCTTATTCCCTTCGCAGCAGTACTTTTTTACGCTGCAGGCGCACACAATTGGATCGCCCTGCAGGCTGAACCGTGGCTACGCATTGGTCTATTGGCTGCATGGTTAGCTGCTGCAGCAATTGTTTACTTTGCATCTCTGGGCTTAGTTGGAATTCGCTGGCAAAAATTCTTGCGTCATGCAAAATAG
- a CDS encoding tetratricopeptide repeat protein — translation MPTQQLDYFTSLVAEDEHFPLTEAAIAVAQHAYPDLDVQGVLDKLDQLGNKLKSRVTPDTSPIQRLQILKHFFYTELGFGPNPNDFYAPENSYLHYVLENRRGIPISLAILMMELGNQIGLKIRGVSFPNHFMIRISLQQGEVIMDPLTGESLSKTQLQEMLDPYLDAKGYRGELSLPLNIFLRASSSREILSRYLRNLKMIYSEHERWERLLGIQERLVILLPDSVEEIRDRGLIFAQLEYLRPALEDMHRYLSEAPEAEDANDIREHIATLESQTKLH, via the coding sequence ATGCCAACACAACAACTCGACTATTTCACCTCCTTAGTTGCCGAAGACGAACACTTCCCTTTAACTGAGGCCGCAATTGCTGTTGCACAGCATGCTTATCCCGATTTGGATGTACAAGGGGTGCTAGATAAGCTCGATCAATTGGGTAATAAATTAAAGTCACGCGTCACACCCGATACATCACCGATTCAGCGCCTACAAATTCTGAAGCATTTCTTTTATACCGAGCTGGGTTTTGGGCCCAATCCCAATGATTTTTATGCGCCCGAAAATTCGTACTTGCATTACGTACTCGAAAATCGTCGAGGGATTCCAATCTCATTAGCCATTCTCATGATGGAGTTAGGAAATCAAATTGGTTTAAAGATTCGAGGGGTTTCATTTCCGAATCACTTCATGATACGTATTTCCCTGCAACAAGGCGAAGTGATTATGGACCCCTTAACCGGCGAATCCCTCTCAAAAACTCAACTACAAGAAATGTTAGATCCTTATTTGGATGCCAAAGGATATCGAGGCGAGCTCAGTCTCCCGCTCAACATCTTCCTGCGTGCATCTAGTTCTAGAGAAATTCTGTCGCGCTACCTAAGAAACCTGAAAATGATTTACTCAGAGCATGAGCGCTGGGAACGTCTACTGGGAATTCAAGAGCGGCTGGTGATTCTGCTTCCAGACTCTGTCGAAGAGATTCGTGACCGCGGCTTAATCTTTGCTCAGCTGGAGTATTTGCGTCCAGCCTTGGAGGATATGCATCGTTATCTCAGCGAAGCTCCTGAAGCTGAAGATGCAAACGATATTCGCGAGCATATTGCTACGCTCGAAAGCCAAACCAAACTACATTAA
- a CDS encoding VTT domain-containing protein, whose amino-acid sequence MDTLLQLGDLLLHIDKHLDVVIQQYGPWAYGLLFAIVFAETGLVIAPFLPGDSLLFIAGAYCATEHFNIWTLCIGLLIAAIAGNTVNYFIGRWIGKRVFSSRSRWIDQGALLKTHAFYEKHGGKTIIVARFLPIIRTFAPFVAGVSEMNFSRFQLFNITGALLWVFSLVIAGYFFGNIPVIRQNLNVIVLIGIGAAAIPVVLAALYKIFQRKKN is encoded by the coding sequence ATGGATACCCTTTTGCAATTAGGCGATTTATTGCTGCATATTGATAAACATCTTGATGTGGTCATTCAGCAATATGGTCCATGGGCTTACGGCCTATTATTTGCGATTGTTTTTGCAGAGACGGGTTTAGTGATTGCGCCATTTCTACCTGGCGATTCACTCTTATTTATTGCTGGTGCTTATTGCGCTACTGAGCATTTCAATATTTGGACTTTATGTATCGGCTTATTAATTGCAGCCATTGCGGGCAATACCGTGAACTATTTCATTGGTCGCTGGATTGGTAAAAGGGTCTTTAGTAGTCGATCTCGCTGGATTGACCAGGGCGCGTTATTAAAAACACACGCTTTTTATGAAAAGCATGGTGGCAAGACCATCATTGTGGCGCGTTTTTTACCCATCATCAGAACCTTTGCACCGTTTGTTGCTGGCGTTTCAGAAATGAATTTCTCACGCTTTCAGCTATTTAATATTACTGGTGCTTTACTTTGGGTATTTAGCTTGGTGATCGCTGGTTATTTCTTTGGAAATATTCCGGTGATTCGCCAAAACCTGAATGTGATTGTATTGATCGGTATTGGTGCGGCAGCGATACCAGTGGTACTGGCTGCACTCTATAAAATTTTTCAGCGCAAGAAAAACTAA
- the miaA gene encoding tRNA (adenosine(37)-N6)-dimethylallyltransferase MiaA, with protein MPTEPYIQPMHAPNKTPILCIVGPTGAGKTHLAMSLAEYAKSIGLTIELISMDSALVYRGLDIGSAKPTKAEQAAVIHHLIDIIDPTEVYSAARFAKDANRLCDEIRERGNIPVVVGGTMLYWRAWAHGLSSLPPANPEIRARLDEEGKTIGWPAMHDKLATVDPNTAARLKPNDSQRVQRALEVFEITGKPMSELLADSPSEDGREGSAIPSWIDLVSLEPSDRKRLHLNLEKRFDEMLTAGFIDEVKALHANPGLHADLPAIRSVGYRQAWEFLNGEIDAEQMRYKAFAATRQLGKRQLTWLRAIEGRKTFDPFNPEEMKAAVDYCKKNLKK; from the coding sequence ATGCCAACTGAACCTTACATTCAGCCTATGCATGCCCCAAACAAAACCCCGATTCTTTGCATTGTTGGGCCAACTGGTGCAGGCAAAACCCATCTCGCCATGTCTTTGGCTGAGTATGCCAAATCCATTGGTTTAACGATTGAACTCATCAGCATGGATTCTGCGCTAGTCTATCGAGGTTTAGATATCGGTAGTGCTAAACCCACCAAGGCTGAACAAGCAGCGGTGATTCACCATCTAATTGACATCATCGACCCAACTGAAGTCTATTCTGCGGCTCGCTTTGCCAAGGATGCAAATCGTCTCTGCGACGAAATTCGTGAGCGCGGAAATATTCCTGTGGTTGTTGGGGGAACAATGCTGTATTGGCGTGCTTGGGCACATGGTCTTTCCTCGCTGCCGCCAGCCAATCCAGAAATTCGCGCCCGCTTAGATGAAGAGGGAAAAACTATCGGCTGGCCTGCTATGCATGACAAGCTAGCAACAGTCGATCCCAACACTGCAGCCCGCTTGAAACCCAATGACTCTCAACGTGTTCAACGTGCGCTAGAAGTTTTTGAAATTACAGGCAAGCCCATGTCAGAACTGCTGGCTGACTCACCAAGTGAAGATGGTAGAGAAGGCTCCGCAATTCCATCATGGATTGATTTAGTTTCACTAGAGCCTAGCGATCGCAAACGATTGCATCTCAATTTAGAAAAACGCTTTGATGAAATGCTCACTGCTGGATTTATAGATGAAGTCAAAGCTCTACATGCCAATCCTGGATTACATGCTGATCTTCCGGCAATACGATCTGTCGGCTATCGCCAAGCATGGGAATTTCTGAATGGCGAAATTGATGCTGAACAAATGCGTTATAAGGCATTTGCAGCAACCAGGCAGCTAGGGAAGCGTCAGCTTACTTGGCTACGCGCGATTGAGGGAAGAAAAACATTTGACCCCTTCAACCCCGAGGAAATGAAGGCGGCCGTAGACTACTGCAAGAAAAACCTAAAGAAGTAA
- the purM gene encoding phosphoribosylformylglycinamidine cyclo-ligase has product MTSPTNSSSNGLSYRDAGVDIDAGDALVDRIKPLAKKTMREGVLAGIGGFGALFEVPKRYKEPVLVSGTDGVGTKLRLAFEWNRHETIGQDLVAMSVNDILVQGAEPLFFLDYFACGKLTVDTAATVVGGIAKGCELSGCALIGGETAEMPGMYPPGEYDLAGFAVGAVEKSKIITGATIVPGDVVLAIGSSGAHSNGYSLVRKIIERAGAKPSDDLGGRPLGDVVMAPTEIYVKPLLKLISEINVKGMAHITGGGLVDNVPRVLPENTQAILHRDSWQMPELFRWLQMKGGVADAEMVRVFNCGIGMVVIVAPDQADAAIKSLTAQGLKAWTVGEVVERPKDAPQTIVI; this is encoded by the coding sequence ATGACTTCACCTACTAATTCCTCCTCAAATGGCCTTTCTTACCGTGACGCTGGCGTTGATATTGACGCTGGGGACGCTTTAGTTGATCGGATTAAGCCGTTGGCCAAAAAGACCATGCGCGAGGGTGTATTGGCTGGAATTGGCGGCTTTGGAGCGCTGTTTGAGGTGCCTAAGCGCTATAAAGAGCCGGTATTAGTGTCAGGCACAGATGGCGTAGGCACTAAGCTCAGGCTGGCTTTTGAATGGAATCGTCATGAAACCATTGGTCAAGACTTGGTGGCCATGAGTGTGAATGACATTCTTGTCCAGGGTGCTGAACCCCTCTTTTTCTTAGATTATTTTGCTTGCGGCAAGTTGACTGTCGATACGGCAGCAACGGTTGTGGGCGGTATTGCTAAAGGTTGCGAATTATCAGGTTGCGCATTGATTGGTGGAGAGACCGCAGAAATGCCGGGCATGTATCCACCAGGTGAATACGACCTCGCTGGATTTGCAGTGGGCGCAGTTGAAAAATCCAAAATCATTACTGGTGCGACGATTGTTCCAGGTGACGTTGTATTAGCAATTGGATCTAGTGGTGCTCACTCCAATGGTTACTCATTGGTACGCAAAATTATTGAGCGCGCTGGCGCAAAGCCAAGCGATGATTTAGGTGGTCGCCCATTGGGTGATGTAGTGATGGCGCCTACTGAAATTTATGTGAAGCCCCTCCTGAAGTTAATTTCTGAAATTAATGTAAAAGGTATGGCCCACATTACTGGAGGTGGTTTGGTTGATAACGTACCGCGTGTGCTACCAGAAAATACTCAAGCTATTTTGCATCGCGACAGTTGGCAAATGCCAGAGCTCTTCCGTTGGTTACAAATGAAGGGCGGCGTTGCTGATGCAGAAATGGTACGCGTATTTAACTGTGGCATCGGCATGGTGGTTATTGTTGCTCCTGATCAAGCGGATGCTGCGATCAAGTCATTGACTGCGCAAGGTCTAAAAGCTTGGACGGTAGGTGAAGTAGTTGAGCGTCCAAAAGATGCTCCGCAAACGATTGTTATTTAA
- a CDS encoding AI-2E family transporter, translated as MAEIFTPFLTAFILAYALRPVCLWLEQHRLPRALAAATSMLIGLCLVFFILSLLISLLKYEIPLIKAQLPDWIANTQAWLGPKLSDLHINPDWGTLKTSAAQKITEHINDNADSLMTSVVSTVLMSGSSVIAGFVNAVLIIFVMFYLLMDWNHFFSLIKGLVPVRAQETVHHLAMHTDGLLSQYLRGMLIVISIMAIYYSAGLSFIGVKGAAALGVFTALMIVIPYIGITVGLTLAVLSALLQFGPGTEIVGVLILFGIGQFLEGFFLTPRLVGERIGLHPVAVLFALLLFGKLFGFFGVLLALPISAVSLVLVKYLWSIYTQSSWYQK; from the coding sequence ATGGCCGAAATTTTTACCCCTTTTCTCACTGCATTCATTCTGGCGTACGCCCTACGCCCTGTTTGCCTGTGGCTTGAGCAGCATCGCCTGCCTCGCGCGCTAGCCGCTGCGACCAGCATGCTGATAGGGCTTTGTCTCGTTTTTTTCATCTTGAGCCTTTTAATCAGCCTTCTCAAGTATGAAATTCCTCTCATTAAGGCCCAACTACCTGATTGGATTGCCAATACTCAAGCCTGGCTGGGCCCAAAACTCAGTGATTTGCACATTAATCCCGACTGGGGAACCCTCAAAACCAGTGCTGCACAAAAAATCACCGAACACATTAATGACAATGCCGACAGCTTGATGACTTCTGTCGTCAGCACCGTACTGATGTCCGGCAGCTCAGTCATTGCAGGCTTTGTAAATGCAGTGCTGATCATTTTTGTAATGTTCTATTTACTAATGGACTGGAACCACTTTTTCAGTCTCATTAAAGGATTAGTTCCTGTGCGTGCACAAGAAACAGTTCATCACTTAGCCATGCATACCGATGGATTACTTTCGCAATACTTGCGCGGTATGTTGATTGTTATTTCTATCATGGCGATTTATTACAGTGCGGGCTTGAGCTTCATTGGCGTAAAAGGTGCGGCAGCACTTGGTGTATTTACTGCACTCATGATTGTGATCCCGTATATCGGCATCACCGTAGGCCTTACGCTTGCAGTTTTATCAGCGCTTCTCCAATTTGGTCCAGGCACTGAAATTGTTGGGGTGCTGATCTTGTTTGGCATCGGGCAATTTTTAGAAGGCTTTTTCTTAACGCCCCGCTTAGTGGGTGAGCGCATTGGCTTGCACCCAGTTGCAGTCTTGTTTGCCTTGCTGTTGTTCGGCAAGCTCTTTGGCTTCTTTGGTGTCTTGCTGGCATTACCTATCAGCGCTGTCAGCTTAGTCCTAGTGAAGTATCTCTGGTCTATCTATACGCAAAGCTCTTGGTATCAAAAATAA
- the hda gene encoding DnaA regulatory inactivator Hda, whose product MNTPSLPKQFALDISHSPKASLENYLPGKDLALISALKNIAHSWGKSSSEVSSNPLNQRWIYWWGPEGSGRTHLLEAIENAAKNAGLEHVALTPSEPTSWVRLEENMSSLAQSNTPSVITVDDVDQLDERLVGSLFRILNTVQASKALHIFMAGSAAPAALELREDLRTRLGWGLVFQTQLLDDDEKIQALGEAAKARGLVLSPDVLPWLLSRFYRDMPSLTALIDALDAYSLETKRAVTLPLVRELLQPK is encoded by the coding sequence ATGAATACACCTTCGCTTCCAAAACAATTTGCACTGGATATTAGTCACTCACCTAAAGCGAGTCTAGAAAACTATCTCCCCGGAAAAGATCTCGCACTGATTTCTGCGTTAAAAAATATCGCGCACTCTTGGGGAAAATCGAGTAGCGAAGTTTCTAGCAACCCATTAAATCAACGTTGGATTTATTGGTGGGGGCCTGAGGGCTCTGGGCGCACACACTTGCTAGAGGCCATCGAAAATGCTGCCAAAAATGCTGGTCTTGAACATGTTGCTCTTACGCCATCAGAACCCACATCCTGGGTTCGACTCGAAGAGAATATGAGTTCACTGGCACAAAGTAATACGCCCTCAGTCATTACAGTGGATGACGTTGATCAATTAGATGAGCGCCTCGTGGGATCGTTATTTCGGATTCTGAATACGGTGCAAGCGAGCAAAGCGCTGCACATTTTTATGGCTGGTTCAGCCGCCCCCGCCGCCCTAGAGCTTCGAGAAGACCTGCGAACCCGTCTGGGCTGGGGTTTGGTGTTTCAGACACAGCTTTTGGATGATGATGAGAAAATACAGGCATTAGGTGAGGCAGCCAAAGCGCGAGGACTGGTTTTATCGCCCGATGTATTGCCTTGGTTATTAAGCCGCTTCTATCGGGATATGCCCAGCTTAACGGCCTTAATTGATGCCTTAGATGCTTACTCTTTAGAAACAAAACGTGCTGTAACCTTGCCGCTTGTCCGCGAGCTCTTGCAGCCTAAATAA